Part of the Spirosoma agri genome is shown below.
CAGCGCTGCTTCGTCGGCTACGGGTGCCACTTACTCTTGGCAGCGCGATACAGCAACGATAGCGGTGGCGACAAGCTCGTTTTACAGAACCAATCTAGCGGGTAGCTACGTGGTCACCGTCACCGATGCAAATGGATGCTCTGGCCGCTCCACAGCCTTACCGGTCGTTCCAAACCTGCTACCGGAAGCGACGCTGGCATCGGCGGCATCGACCACTAGTTTTTGTCCGGGAAGCACGCTTCGTCTCCAGGCCAATGCAGGTAGTGGACTAACGTATCAATGGCTTAAAAACGACAGTCCGATTGCTGGGGCTACGTCAGCCATGTATGAGGCAGGTACAGTCGGACAGTATAAAATTGTCGTTCAGGACGCCAATTCCTGCACTGCCGTATCATCAGCTAAAACCGTTTCAGCCGCTTCTGTACCAACCGTTCGGATCAATGGGCCGGCTCAGCTGTGCCGAAGCATGAGCGTCAATTTAAACGCTACGGGAAACGAACCTTTGTTACAGTATACCTGGCTGCTCAACGGAACTAGTATACCGGGTGCTCTGACAACAACCTATGAGGCAAAAAGCGGGGGACTCTATCAGGTACGGGTTACGAACACAAATCAGTGTACGGCCATATCGTCTAGCTGGACGTTGACGGAAATAGACAAAGCGGATATACGATTCGATTCGATTCCGGCCTTGTGCGGCACCGACGGAATGCCTGTTCGATTGACGGGGACACCAGCAGGGGGCGTGTTTAGCGGCAATGGTGTGTCAGGGGAACAGTTTTCACCAGCCTTGTCGGGTCTGGGGTCGCACGAGATCGTTTACACATTTACGGGAACATCAACCTGTCAGGGCGGAAGCGCCAAGCGTACAGTTCTGGTCAGACCATTACCTGATGTGAACGTACCTAGCGAACTGGCCATTCAACCCGGCGAGTCGATCAATTTGCCGGGTCCTGTAAATGGTAACTATCAATACAACTGGACGCCCACCCTCACACTGGACAACCCGACAATTGCCCGCCCAATGGCTCGTCCTGATAGTACGACCACGTACCGGTTAGCTATCCAGGATCAGTTTGGCTGTGAGTCAAGCGCTAGTCTGGTTGTTTACGTTGAATCGCGCCTGTACATCCCGGATGCCTTTACGCCGAATGGTGATGGCCAGAATGACGTCTGGGAACTACGCAATGTGAGTAAGCTCAACAACGTGGACGTGACGGTATTTAACCGTTGGGGAACGATTGTCTTTCACTCCAGTGGATACACTACGCCGTTTAACGGTCAGGATTTACCCGATGGCCCCTACGCGTACGTTATCAGTTATGGTACACCCAAAAAACGCCAGACGGGACAAGTCATGCTGATTCGATAAGTACGATTTATCGTGTAATAACTGATCGCAGAACCATTCTGTGAAGGCCAGGTCCCGATTATTGGTAACGCCGATAAACGGGACCTGGCCTTCCTGTTCTGACATCACCCGCGTATCAGGTTATTTTCTGACAACCACCTGCTCCACTAGAAGACATACCTACGTTAGAAAGAGCCGTACGCAACAGACTACAGAAACGACATACTTCCCCAGCCCTTTCCGGTGTTGCTCAACCAGTCTGATAAAAATTTTTGCGAATAATTTTGAACCGCTTACTATTTTCGCGTCCGCTACTTACTTCTTAAAGTCAGCAATCACACAGCGCAGTTTTCAGTACCTCAGAGTAGCCTATGACGGTGACGAACTGTACAATTATTTTATTATTTATTGATAAATATAGATTCTAACAAATTTATACACTAAGTATATCTGTTTTTAATGTAAATTATTTTGCAGGAATTCCATTGTTCCGCAGTTTTGTGGCTTGTTTTGTCGAGGCATGATCCATTTCCATATCGCGTCCATATCGGCCCGTCACACGTTGCGCGTAACTATTGCTTTAGCCCACACCCATCGGTAAAATGAATGCACTATTCTTCACACCCACTTCTGTGGAGACAAGGTACAACCGTTGGCTGACGCCAACAGTAGCTGTCTCATTTTTTGGCGTACTCACCGCTCTTTACGGCGTATTCTTTCTTCGCAATTTCAGCGGACCATTGGCCGATCTGCACGCTGGTGACGTCGATCAATGGGATTACATGGGGTATTACGTGGCCCGAAACCTCTCCTTCTCCCCTTTTCCGCACCTCAACTGGATCAACGACCAGACGTTCTACCCGTACGGCACAAACCATGTCTTTCAGGGATGGGCCTTCGAACAAAATTTCTGGTATGCCTTGTGCTATCATTTTTGGGGTAACGGGCCCTGGCTCAACATATATTACCTGTTTAGTCTTTTCGTACTGAGTTCAGGAACATACATGTTGCTCAGAAGAGACTATGGGTCTTTGCGAGCGGCTATTGCCGGCTTTTTAGTGTGCTTTTTCAATTTCTACGCGCTAAACAAGTATCCAGGTCATTACGCGTATGCTATGATCCACTGGACAGTACTCAGCATAATCACTGATTTCCTGTTGACGCGCCGAGTCGTTTTACAGGAACCTGTTCCTTTGCGGTTTTTAGTGTTCAAAGCATTACTGCTGACACTGGCACTAGGGCATGACGTAGGGTATATACTGGGCTACGCATTGAGTTCTTTTGCATTGACAGCTCTGTTTATTGGTATACTACTGGTAAAACGATTACTAGTCAACGCTGGAAAACCCATTGAACAGTTTGGACGAATCTTTGCCGCCTGGCGTCAAGAGATTCAGGACCGTACCTTATTGTTTACGGGCCTGATCCTGTCCATCTTCAGCTTAGCCTTTTTATACGTCCCGTTGTTGCTCGAAGTATTCCATCAGGCCAATACGTTTGTGTTTAAGAGTCGTTTTGCGGGTGGTCACGGTTGGGTGCATCCACTTCGATTGCTTGCCCCCTACCTGCCCGGCTTCAATTCCGCTATTGACCCCTTGGCTCCTTATCTGCATGATATGCCGGAGGGTAATGGGGCCGGTAGTGCTGGGTGGTTTCTGGTCATCATTGGCTTGCTTGGCTTCTGGAAAACCCGTCGGCCAATTCGCTGGGCTTATGTGCCAATCGTTCTTTTCGGCCTGGTCCATGCTGCCTATCACCCCATTCGACTGCCGGTACTACAGATTTTACCCTGGGACCGTTTCAATCGTATACCCTCGCGGGTAACACTGATCTACCCGGTTATTCTGACCATTTTTGCTATTCACTGGAGCGGTCGGATCAGGCCACTGCTGGCTGTAAGCCTAGTGTTGCTGGGTCTACTGGAAGCCGTCAGTGTGTACAGCTTTCGCTACCAGCAGAGACCCTACTACTTCGCTAAGTCCTTCGCTTCCTACGTCAACCGAATTCGTCAACAACCGGGTGAAGCCATTTTAGACTGGCCTTTTTGCGTGGTGGGAGGCAACTCCACAGGTTTGAGCGAAGGTTTATGCCCCCTGTATCAACATACCAGTACACTTTATGCGCTACAGCGTTTTCACGGTAAAAAAACGATAGGCCAATACTTCGGTCGCTTACATCCCGATCAGGTTAAACCATTTGTGCAGGCCAGTTGGCCGGTACTGCTCAACCACCCGGACACCCGCGATCTTTTGTATGCTAACCGGCTGACTACCTGTTTGACGGCTGAGCAGTGGACTTTCTTCGAGCAGTTCTATCAGTACAACGATTTTGCAGGTATCAATCTGTGCACGGATCTGCTTCCGAAGTCGTGCGTTGCAGAGTTTTACAACCGGTTTGGTCGCCCCGTAGCGGCAACCGAAATACCAGGTGCTGGTCATATCGTGTTCATTCCAAAGTCAGATACGTTGCGCAGTAAGCAGAATCGCCAGCTAGGCCAGTCTGTCCACTTTTCGTGCGATTGCTCAGCGGATTCTGCTAACCTGACGAAACATTCGCTAAGCTTCCCGCAAAATTGATCGGTTGGTGAGGAAAATGTCGCTGCAAAGAGACTGTAACGTAGACGGTGGTACTAATCAGCGGGTTTAACCATAAGACGAGCTCCTGTTGACCCTACGTGTATTCACGGTCAGCAGGAGCTCGTTCTCATTCGACAATGACTTATGCCAGATGCGAGAAGCCTAAATCAGGAATCAGTCTGGAAACGGGTCTCTATTTTCTGAGTTGATCCAGTCGACTATGGCATTCTCACCGGAATCGTACGACCGGCCGATGAAGGGATGGGGCTTGATGGATATGTGATTGATAACACCCTGCCAAGCATTATTCCCTGATAGATCGATTACCGCTACGTGCCATTGGTTGTCAGGAATAACGCTGAAGAAAATAGTTTGCTCAGAAACATCCGATGTACCGTTCGCGTAACGAATGGCATCTTCCGCAGCAAAGCGGTTGTTGCCTGACAGATCAACGGTACCGTTGTTCTTCTGACGATTCCGTTGAAATCTTAGCGACCACTGCGTTTGGTTGCCCGAGTATTTGTAACGGATGTAGAATTTCTTGAACTGATTGGCTTCCCAGCACACGCCTGGGGAGTGTATGACGGCATTGGCACTGTTGTCGAAGTACAGCTTCCAACCCTGGCGCGCATTGCCATCGAACGCGTCATCCCAGATGTACCGCTCATCACCGTCACCGGAGTTCAAGCTCCAGCCCTCACGTCCAGGCCGGTTAAA
Proteins encoded:
- a CDS encoding glycosyltransferase family protein, whose amino-acid sequence is MNALFFTPTSVETRYNRWLTPTVAVSFFGVLTALYGVFFLRNFSGPLADLHAGDVDQWDYMGYYVARNLSFSPFPHLNWINDQTFYPYGTNHVFQGWAFEQNFWYALCYHFWGNGPWLNIYYLFSLFVLSSGTYMLLRRDYGSLRAAIAGFLVCFFNFYALNKYPGHYAYAMIHWTVLSIITDFLLTRRVVLQEPVPLRFLVFKALLLTLALGHDVGYILGYALSSFALTALFIGILLVKRLLVNAGKPIEQFGRIFAAWRQEIQDRTLLFTGLILSIFSLAFLYVPLLLEVFHQANTFVFKSRFAGGHGWVHPLRLLAPYLPGFNSAIDPLAPYLHDMPEGNGAGSAGWFLVIIGLLGFWKTRRPIRWAYVPIVLFGLVHAAYHPIRLPVLQILPWDRFNRIPSRVTLIYPVILTIFAIHWSGRIRPLLAVSLVLLGLLEAVSVYSFRYQQRPYYFAKSFASYVNRIRQQPGEAILDWPFCVVGGNSTGLSEGLCPLYQHTSTLYALQRFHGKKTIGQYFGRLHPDQVKPFVQASWPVLLNHPDTRDLLYANRLTTCLTAEQWTFFEQFYQYNDFAGINLCTDLLPKSCVAEFYNRFGRPVAATEIPGAGHIVFIPKSDTLRSKQNRQLGQSVHFSCDCSADSANLTKHSLSFPQN